GCTGTTGCACAAACTTGGAGTTTTATTTTCTTAGGCAGATTGTTACTTTTACTTacgaaaatagaaaagaaaactttcATGTTAGTAGATTATCTTTTGAAAGCTTTCAGGTGTATtatatttaaccaaaattaCACCATCAAAGCTGCAagattcaaataataataatgatgatgataataatcataataataataataataataataataataataataataataataataataataataaaataataataataataataataataatcataataatcataataatcaaagtaaaagaCTCCACTGATTAGACTCCACTGCGCCCATATTGCGTCATACTCAATTTAGATGGATTGATTaggaaaaaaagtagaaatttaGATAATTATAAAGACGAGAAAAGACATGATTTGAAAGCATTAATTTATTCAGATGTTCGAACACTCAGGGAAAAGAAAGGGTAAGAATTCAATCCGACATAAGTACCTTCCAAGATAATGTAAATAGATGCAGTGTAAAGAAATGATATATAAGTGAGGAAGAAGTTGCTAAAGTGATAAATAATCCTTCTATGGAGATTTAAAGTGCCAATGCCTATCAATCTTTTCTGAAAGTAAAAGTACATAGACCTTATATATGCAAATTGATCCAATCTTTGGTAGACCCCACATGAGACCTATAAATTTCATCATTTGAGCAAAGATACAGGCATGCTACATTTCTAGCTTGTTCCTAGAGCCCTGAAATATAAAGGTCACAAAAAGGACTTTATTGCTGTTGCACAAacttggagttttttttttcttaggcaGATTGTTACTTTTACTTacgaaaatagaaaagaaaactttcATGTTAGTTGATTATCTTTCGAAAGCTTTCAGGTGTATtatatttaaccaaaattaCACCATCAAAACTGCAagattcaaataataataataataataataatcataataatcataataatcaaagtaaaagaCATTCGGAACAGATTGATTAGACTCCATTGCCCCCACATTGCGTCATACTCAATTTAGATGGAATTGATTAGGAAAAATAAAGTATAAATTTAGATATTATAAGAGACGAGAAAAGACACGATTTGAAAGCATTAATTTATATGGATGTTCGGACAATGgtcagagaaaagaaagggtaaGAATTCAATCCGACATAAGTACCTTCCAAGATATTGTAAATAGATGCAGTGTAAAGAAACGGTATATAAGTGAGGAAGAAGTTActaaagtgataaaaaaaaatccctctaTGGAGATTTAAAGTTCCAATGCCTCGTTATCTATCATTTTCCCTTTCCAATCATCTCACTCGGTCTGTTCCCCGCCTTCCAAACACGATTGTGCCTTTACAACCCCATTTCTTTCCCCTCCTAATCCCTTACCTAATGCCGATGATTCAAGAAGCCCTGGATGAGTGTACGCCACTGCTTTATCCAAATCACGCACAGTGTCACGCCTCAAAATATCTTCTTAATGATAATGGTAGTAATGGAGAGAGATATTATGTCAAAAGGGGGAGGACAGCATTACCGCCCAAAAGGGGACAGGGAAGGAGAAAAAACACCAACTGAGACCCGATGCAGAAGTAGGACTGTCAGAAATGACGCACGCGTTCATGACATCAGAAGGGCCAACCACCATTGATGCTGCAGTGATAACGCAGAACAGACCCATATTAGTTGTTTCACGTCAACACATTGCCAGGGGACACGGTTTGGACACGACACCCAGAAAGAGGGGTTCCACTTAGATATTTTTTAATCCTGAATGTGGTTGGAGGTGCATTTGGCTTCTGTAGAGGGAGGGCGAAATCATGAGAGGGACTCGTTTTATCGCCGAAGTGTGAATAGAACCAATCGTACTGCACGAAATAGGCAATGCCCGTAACTCGGTTTCTGGAGTCCTGTGGGGATAGGTATTGTCATTATTATTAGCCCAGTCCATGAAATGAGTCCATGCAACGTCATCCCATGTGTTCAGGACTATGCGATAAACTAACCGACGTAAAAGACAAATACCATGCAACAGAAGGCATTATAAACAATGAGATAAGTTTTCACCACAATGTCTGTTTCTCAGATACCCTGAGAAAAAATAGAAGATATAAACACTTCTTTAGCCAGTAGTTCTAGGTTTAACCATCGAcatcgcattaaaaaaaaaaaaattcctaaattaaGGTCGATGATGAAGTTGCACCTACCGAAATTATCTTGAGCATCCAACGTTTTGCATTGCTTTTAAAGTACCATTGTTATAAACAAATAGTGATATAGCAAATGCGGTAGAAGTTCTAGCCAACTAATAGAAAAAACTCAACAACTCTCGACATTAAGAAACGGATATATTGGTAAATTCTTCAGCAATTTGATCACTCCAAAGTGAGACTGAAACAAAGATCTGGAAGGTCAGAGTCCACTCACTGCAGTGGCAGAAGATACGACGGCGTCTTCCAAGAACATCAAGGTCGAATTGGTAGCATCACctagaaaagaaggaaagttaATTTTggcgaaaaaggaaaaaggaatgaAGTTGATCAGTCGCATATGTTAGAACAAACGCACAATGccaaatgatatggcatgaacACCGCTTGATCTCCAAGACTCCATAAGGCAAACCAACCAACTTTTGAGCGGCTACTTTCTGATATTTCAAAGATTGTTGCAACTGATACTTCCATGACATCCCGGTGGCTGGTGCATCAGCAAGTGTAATAAGATAAGAGTAGTAAGACTTAAAGACTAGAAAGATGTGGGAGGTGTTGATGTTAGGTTTCTGGAACAAAACCACCAATGCCAAAGTTGCACCAGAGTAGACAGTGCAAACTCTAGCTTTCCCAATTTGAATAACCTTTGCTGGCGATAAAGTTCATTTGCTTAAAGCTTAAACACCAAATAAGAGACCTTGACTCCACAGTTGTTCACCTTTTTTCCTTCTGTTGGTTGAGGCCAGTATAGGTCTCCAATCAATTCATGCATCTAGCCAATTCATCTTCAAATTTTCATGTCACTGCAAGGAAGCAGTTCACAGTGAACAGAGGATATATAGATGGTATAATTTCCACTATATATGTATCATTAAGCATAATTATGCAATGATTCGTGCATTTCTAGGTAAGATGTGAAATAAAAGGATTTGCACACACTAGGCAAGATTCCCCTACCACAAAAACTGCCTCAGAAATCGTGTGAAAAGGGAAGTTGGTACAGGTCCAATTTATATTCCAACTTCTTTTTTAGAGAGTCcataaaaaaagttcaatttcTTACCCATCCAAGTCATATGATTCTGCCAATAGGGTATAGACACACATACCCAGAATTTGGCACCTCACATGCTCAAATTTTGGAGCAAAGAAGGATTGCCTCATCTCATCTTCAGTTGAATGAGCCAGGATACCTAGAAAACTTTAGATTGGGTATGATTCTCTCCTAGCAGCATCAACATTTAGAGTCATCACCAATAGTCCCTGCAGGAACAGGAGCCATCCTTGAAATGGTGGAATCTGTTAGCATCCCGCAAGATTATCTCTCTTCCGGTGACTTTTGCAATTAATTTGATTGCAGAATGACAGTCACCACAAACCCGAAGATTCTTCATTACTCGGATAGGCATGCCTTCTGGTATCTTTAAAAGCCCAAAAGCTACAGCAAGTTTTTCACTGTGATACCTTAAGCTATGcaatttttcttcctcatcAATGTCATGAAGCACAAAGCTACCATCTGGAGAATACCCCGCTTGTCTCAACAACACACCCAATTTCTCCAGCATTCTCAAGATACCAACATGTTCGGGATGGCTCCTACTGTCGCCTCCAGTAAACATATGTACTTTCTTTTCTACTTCAATCCAGCTACAGCCAGGGGACTTGCTTACACTCCTTGACCtcatttttctccttaaatcCGCAACATCAGTCCACTTACCTTTTGATGCATAAAGATTTGATAACAAGATGTAAGGTCCAGCATTCTCAGGCTCCAATTCTAAAAGTTTCTTTGCTGCAACTTCTGCCAAATCCAAGTTCATATATGTCCTGCATGCCCCTAGCAAAGCACCCCAAACTACAGCATCAGCTTCCACTGGCATCCCCTTTATTAGATCCATGGCCTCATTTAACCTGCCAGCCCGGCCAAGCAAATCAACCATGCAGGCATAATGTTCAGTCTGGGGCTCCACTAGATATTTGCTCTTCATTGAATCAAAAATCTCTCGCCCTTCATTTACCTTCCCAGTGTAGCTACATGCTGAGAGTACTCCGACAAAGGTAACTTCATCTGGTAGAGTCATTGAAGAGCACATCTCTTGAAATACTCTCAAAGCCTCTTCTCCTAAACCATGTTGTGCATAACCTGTAATGATAGAATTCCACATGACCACATCCTTAACACCAAACCGATCAAACACCACTTTTGCTTTTACAAGGTTTCCGCACTTAATATACATTGTGATGAGAACTGAGGTAACATACACATCAAAGTCAAAGTGGGACCTGATCAACTGGGCATGAACCTCTCTGCCTTGATCAAGACATGCCAAGCTGGCACAAACAGATAGGATACTAATTAAGGAAGGAAAGCTGGGTCTGAATCCCTCTCTCTGCATCATAGCAAACAGGTCCAACGCTTCCAGCTCAAAACCTTTCCTCTCATAAACCTTAATCATTGCACTCCATGTTCCATCATCCTTCTCTCTCATCATATCAAATACCTGCCTTGATTTGACTACCTCCCCCCTCTGGCCAAATCCAAGGATCATTGCATTACAGGCAACAACTGACTTCACTGGCATCACATCGAAAATTTCTGAGGCCTCCTCTATCCGCCCACACTGGGTATAGCCCATCAGCATAGCTGTCCAGGACACCTCGTTCTTTTCTGGCATCACTTCGAAAAGCTTCCTAGCAATGTCCACCCGATCATTCTGTGCATACCCTGTGATCATGGCCGTCCAGCAGACTACATTTCTATGCGGCATCTCATCAAAAATTTCCCTCGCTTCATCGAGTCGCCCTTCCTGACAGTACCCTCCCATCATATTAGTCCTAGCAACAACATCCTTGACCGGCATCATATCAAAGAGCCGACGGGCCTCATCAATCCTACCATCTTGAATCAAGCCCCCCAACATCACAGTCCACGACACAACATTCTTCTCAGGCATTTGCCAAAAGAGCACTTCCGCCGCGGATACCATCCCCTCCCGCACATACCCCCTCACCATCGCCGTCCACGAGACGACATTGCGCTCGGGCATTACATCAAATGCTTTTCGGGCTTCCTCGATCATCCCATTCCTAACGTAACCAGAAACCAACCCATTCCACGAAACCGTATTCCTCTCAGGCATTCTGTCAAACATCTCCCGCGCTTCGTGGGGCCTGCTGTTCTGGAAGTACCCGGAAACGACCGCGTTCCAGGACGCGATGGGCTTGTGAAGCATTTGGTCGAACACCCTCCGCGCATTGTCAATCTGTCCTAGGCGGGCGAGGCGGGCGATGTGGGAAGTGCCGGAGATCGCTGCGTGGGTGCAGAAAGCACGACGCGGGACCGCTACGAGCTTCGTCCGCATATGAAATCCACAAGACGAAGTTCCGAGACCGTTAAAAGGTcggaactttttcttttttttttctctctttcggcTGATGCGTGGTTTTTTTTCCACTTACCTAAGCATCGATCGCCTTAAATTTCAGGTTTTGGTCCGAAATAATCTTTGAATTCGGGCAATTGCAGAGGTCTGTTCCGTACGAGTGCTTCATGAGATCATCAAGCCCCGTCCAGGCTCCGAAGGAAAGAACAGAACATGGGCCGATCTTTTGATGGAGAGGACTTTTGAGGGTTGATTAGGCACGAAATGGCTTTTTGCTAGATGAACTTTCTTGAATTTGGAACGCTCTCGTAGGGGTGATTAGTTCCGGGATAGACCGGTGCCATCCCCGAACTAGTTGATCCAATTCTCGGGTTGAATTGGTTCGATTTAGGATTTTGGtaatttccctttctttacTCTTTAAAAGAATTTAGAATTGGAAAAACTTGTGCTTTTGGTGTCGTCTACTTCCTATAGAAAAACCTCTACTCTCCGCTAGTGGAAATATTATACTTCCTTatgatggagaaaaagaaaagtcataaaGCTCCATTTGATTCGTGGAAAATGATTgctaatgaatgaaaaatacttATGCCATCAACTAAAATATCTAGATATAAATTATAGGTaattatgaaaacatttttttagtgattaataatttcaaatgatataaatgatcatttttatgaaaatatttttttttcttgaaacaaaaataaacacatTCATTGAgtgccataaatttttaaaaaaagttcacCGCAATGTTGGAAAATTTGATGTGTCATGGGACACTTGTGATGAACATTTTCAATATCACTTAAGTGAACACTCGTGGAAAATGATTGATTGGAAGTTTGGCATTCAAATAAATGATCTTTTAGAATTCATAACATTTAAGTGAACGTTTTAGTTTTATATTCATCGCATGGTCCTCAATTTATCAAACCAAAAAAGGATTGTAGCAATCAAATGAATGTCCTACTAAAGTTACAACACTGTGATATATCTCATCCCCTCACGACGCAAGTCTCCAAAGGATTATGCCAACAGAAATGAACGTGAGACCTCGTATTGTTTAGGGAGCTAAATCGCAAGTCGCTAATCGGATAAGTGAGGAACTGAAATGCATCTTCGACCCGTACATGTGAATGTAATGGCTCTCCTCGATGTTCAGTCAGGCCTGTGAAGCCTGTTGCTCTTGATGTCGAGGTACGCAGCTTCCTCTAAAATTAATGTCATGTGTTCCATTGAACAAACGCGAAGCTGATTCCATAAGAGACATTCGATTCAAAACAGTACAAAATCACAACACCCATTTCTGAGACAGCAAAAACCATGGACAAGCACAACATAAGAACCCTGCAGGACAATAGCAGACTCTCAATGACATTCGTTTGGCCATGAATCTTAATTATCCACACGCTGTCCCATGCTCCGACTCCTTCCAGTTCGCCACTCGACAGATGGTTTGCCACCCGGTTTAGCAGCTTTAGCAAAGGAACTAAATCTGTCTTATCACTGATCAGCCATGTGATCATCTTAATTCCTCCTTTTAATGTTGTTACAGGCGTCGTGAGTTTACCACCTTCTCATAGCTATAAGGTGAAAAAATGCTACAATAAAGCACATGGATGCGTGGTGTGCACTCAAATGCACTTCACCCGAGCATGTCGtcctcgaaaaaaaaaaatttaatggagTCCGTGGCGTTGAATAAGCTGTGGACAATATTTTTGAGGCTATGATGGAGTTAGCAGCTTCTGTGTAGTGAATGCCATCCCAACTGATGTGTTGAGATCCATTACTGCAGGCCTCACAGCCAGGTGTACCACAGGTGACCCTGATATTGTAGTTATATGGAGGTCCTCCATTACCACAGCATGTCATTAGCGGACTCGAGAAACCTGCAGGGTGATATAAGTGGTCATTGCTTCCTGAAAATGATTGCTAGACTCACATTCAAAATGCCTTGCTAGACTCTAAATATGGTAAGCTTGTCATTGTGCTAATATACtgcttttaaaattttcagaaaactCTCAATAGCTTTTCAAATGATTCAATGGAAAAGAGATGGGCGACACTAACAAGCTTACCATATTTAGAGGCGTTAGCAATAAGATCATATTTGATGGCATAGATGTCAACGTGTGTGATAGTAGCATCAGCCAGCTCAGATCTCATCTCTTGGCATAATTTGAGTAGTCCTTCATTGAAAATTCTGGCAGCAGAATTATAACTTGAAAGACACCCATTTTCATCCAGATCCTTCTTCTCAACTAATGAAAGCTTTTGAGGAAGACAACCCAATGGTCCAGTATTATGTACCCAAAAGTTTCTTGCACCTTGGTCATATAGAGTCTGCATAGATTGTTAAATATAGATACTGATAAAAGCCCTCTGGGCATCATTTAGCAAAAATATGGGAAAGCAAAGCTTTCAATAATTAGAAGTCCATAGATTTATCTTTGGTCCGTTAGAAGTCCATAGATGACATGTGGCCATTTGCTTTGAAAGGAAATGTGCAGGTAGCAAGaactaaaaatttgagaaaagaaacttaagaatattattcaaaaagttCTTAAGATTATCTGACCACTTAAGAGCATGAACTCACCTTAATAGCAGTCTTAATTTCCCCAATGATAGACGGAACCGTATTTATCACCTCTGAATAGGtaagatttttggaaaatgaatctgCGAGGTCATTCTGCCCAATGTCAACCATGTAAAGTGCTTTGGTAAATTCATCAACACTCACAGGAACTTCTGAACCTACAGATGAATTAATCATACACTGTCAGCATTCATTTTGAACAGatattctttaattttcttttctgaactttttttattGAGGGAGGGAGCAGCAGAGTTACTGATGCTGAAAACAAGTATCACTTTCATCTGCAAAGGTTAGCTAATCTATAGAGGGATCCATTGAATCAATGAGTGAATTCATAAATTCACACCTGCAGATGCCAGTTCAGTGATGCGTCCCTTGAAATGGAGGAACTGCATGACCTGAATGTTCAGCGAAAAAGGAACATATTTAGGGAGTGTCGACGAGCCTACAACTGCAAAGTTTGCTCCATTTGTGAACTTGGACCCCGCCAGAGAGTCAAGGTAAGGAATGAGAAAACTAGTGTTCAAACTTTGGCCTGCAAGATTAGACATATTGGCcaacaaaaaaattttcaaCCCCAACTTTATTGGCATGAAAGTTATACAcaacaagaataaaaataattccaCATGACTTTGTCCCTTATAACTTTCATCCTTTTAATTAGCTTATGCAACCTATAAAAATATACAAAGTCATTTCTTATCGAGTTATCATCCGACCAAATTTATTACTGCTTCCCTTAAAAACAAACAACTTCAATATTGGGAAAGCTAAAAGTTAAAATGGCGAGCTAGGAACCATGATAAGCAAACTCTCACGATGTCAATCTCTAAACACGCTCTCTTCTCTATTCCCTGACCCCTTTCTGTCAAGACTATCTCCAAACCATTTCTGATGGATATGTGATCTCCATGCTAGGAGAATCCATGACTAAAGCCCCTACATTCATTTCCTTTTAAAAGTGTATCAAAATGAAACCTGAGGAGCACCATTTGTCAAAACTGAGATGATATGGATTGCCTACGCACAGGGTGCTCTGGTTCATCAGCCATCTTGAAGGTGATCGCTTTTCAATACgtcaaaaacaaaaggaaattcaaaGCAGTGCCAGCActtaaaatctcaaaaaaatagctatttaatggaaataaaaacaatggaaaaaaaaagaagaagacaaaagataGAGGTCAGAACAAATTGACAGATGAATCCCTGGTACCATTATTCACATAATAATACCTTTTATAAATAGAATCTTATTCACAAACAACCACGCACCGGCTACCTGTCTTTACAAATTCTCGCTCATAAGAAAGACCCAGAATTTTAGATTTGTTACTTACTAGATTTGAATGCAGCTCATGATGATTTCATCAACTAATTATCCATAATAGCGTCTAACACGCAGCGATTAGAAAGTTTTGCTCATGCCCAAAAGAGGCATCGTCATCAGCAATTGCAATGGTGGGCCCCCCGCTTACCCCTGTCGCCACTGTCTGACTAGTAAAATAGTACAATGCCGACAAAAATCTCCCTCTCAAGATCCCCAATTGAATAAAGAAAAACGACATCTTCCCCGGTCAATATTATACGATATCACCAGATTCCCACGTTAATCATTCACAAGCGTGATCCTTACTCCTTTCGCTCCACCAAAAGAGAACGACAACATCACCAGATTCACGATCCCGGAGGCAAACGCCGGACTCGCTACTTCTAATCCAGAACACGGGCTCGAGCAGCGAGATTTCCGGCGTACCGCACGGCCTCACGAGCTCCTAACCGCTGGAATTCCAGCTAAAGACAATCGAACTACCGAGAGGCAAGGTGACTACCCAGTGATCCCCGCGAAAGGGAGAAAAGGCTTTAAGAGATGCAGGGGGCGCTTACAGAGGAAGTCGATCACCAGCCGCCCGTCGCACAGCCTGCCGGTCGACCGGCCGAAGAAGGAGCGGCCGTTCGGGGGGTTGACCGGGAAGCCGAGGCCGGCGGCGAGCCCGCCGGTGTCGGAGTTGGAGTCGCCGAAGTTGAAGACGACCGGCcggcggccgccgccgccgcagccggaGGCGGCGGAGCGCGGCGGAGCGAGTGAAACGacggagaagaggaggaggaggcggaggagagagagaagcgaagCGGACATAGTGAGAAACGACGAGAACGCGAAGCGATCGAGATGGACTAGCTTTGTAGTTGTGAGTTTTACGGGGGGTGTTTGGGTACGAGCAGGAGTTGGTTCGGGATACGGATAGTGCTATCCCAAGGAGCGGAAACGTGTGTCCCCTCGTTGCAAATGTCGGTGTGACCAGGCGGACAGGACTgacccctccctccctctcggTCGATGCAAACGCCGACCAGCGATCAAATGCCAACGtactaatttttaataattcttttttgaactttttcgaacttttttttttcttttcttcgtttttcttttctccattctttctCCTCGGTTCGCTTGCGAGCCTCGAGCCTCGAGCCTCCTGtggccctcgccagccaccgaGAGGACAATCTAAGGAgtaaaaaagggaggaaaaaaaaaggaaaaaatattaataaaagattcaaaaaataaaaaaaaatcatttaaaaattattacgTCAGCATTGGGTTACTTGTTGGCATTTACGTTCggtgctttcttttttttttttttttttttttggttgcacTATGAGGGATAACCGCCCCGGTTGAAAAAGACGAATCTCcgttttccaaaaagaaaaataccgaACATATTGATACTGAGTGGTGGGAATCTATCAAAACGCAGCTAACAAGCAACGAGCACCCAAAATGGACAGAGAAGTAAGACCGACCGCAAAAATCTCactcgggcatttcatcgaacggTTAATATACGTAAACCGAGGGGTGAGCAACGGGGATGACCGAACCCAAGCTCGAGCCAGGATTCGAAGTAATCGACACACAAGAGCACGCACACAAATAAGGCCGCAAACTCGCACGAACCGGACAACACAGCCCGGTCCGGCGAGTCCGAAACAGAGCACCGAAGGCATACGAAGGCAAAAACAGGGGCGGTCGGTGGGTGCTCCCTGCCTGGCTCGCGACGTCGGACTATGGACGACCTCGAAGATCGGGGCGAACCGGAACCCACCGAGGCTTGGCGCGGGGAGAAGGGCGATGCCCGTGGGATGTTGGCCGCGATGCAGGCACGGTGGTCGCCGCATTCCTTCTctgttctctctccctcggtctctctccctctctcacccGATTTTTCCACACCCCAGGCCTCACTCTCTCCCCGCTATTTTATGGGGTCGGACAACCCATCCGCCCGTACTCGGG
The window above is part of the Eucalyptus grandis isolate ANBG69807.140 chromosome 6, ASM1654582v1, whole genome shotgun sequence genome. Proteins encoded here:
- the LOC104456887 gene encoding pentatricopeptide repeat-containing protein At1g56690, mitochondrial — protein: MRTKLVAVPRRAFCTHAAISGTSHIARLARLGQIDNARRVFDQMLHKPIASWNAVVSGYFQNSRPHEAREMFDRMPERNTVSWNGLVSGYVRNGMIEEARKAFDVMPERNVVSWTAMVRGYVREGMVSAAEVLFWQMPEKNVVSWTVMLGGLIQDGRIDEARRLFDMMPVKDVVARTNMMGGYCQEGRLDEAREIFDEMPHRNVVCWTAMITGYAQNDRVDIARKLFEVMPEKNEVSWTAMLMGYTQCGRIEEASEIFDVMPVKSVVACNAMILGFGQRGEVVKSRQVFDMMREKDDGTWSAMIKVYERKGFELEALDLFAMMQREGFRPSFPSLISILSVCASLACLDQGREVHAQLIRSHFDFDVYVTSVLITMYIKCGNLVKAKVVFDRFGVKDVVMWNSIITGYAQHGLGEEALRVFQEMCSSMTLPDEVTFVGVLSACSYTGKVNEGREIFDSMKSKYLVEPQTEHYACMVDLLGRAGRLNEAMDLIKGMPVEADAVVWGALLGACRTYMNLDLAEVAAKKLLELEPENAGPYILLSNLYASKGKWTDVADLRRKMRSRSVSKSPGCSWIEVEKKVHMFTGGDSRSHPEHVGILRMLEKLGVLLRQAGYSPDGSFVLHDIDEEEKLHSLRYHSEKLAVAFGLLKIPEGMPIRVMKNLRVCGDCHSAIKLIAKVTGREIILRDANRFHHFKDGSCSCRDYW
- the LOC104456886 gene encoding GDSL esterase/lipase At1g09390: MSASLLSLLRLLLLFSVVSLAPPRSAASGCGGGGRRPVVFNFGDSNSDTGGLAAGLGFPVNPPNGRSFFGRSTGRLCDGRLVIDFLCQSLNTSFLIPYLDSLAGSKFTNGANFAVVGSSTLPKYVPFSLNIQVMQFLHFKGRITELASAGSEVPVSVDEFTKALYMVDIGQNDLADSFSKNLTYSEVINTVPSIIGEIKTAIKTLYDQGARNFWVHNTGPLGCLPQKLSLVEKKDLDENGCLSSYNSAARIFNEGLLKLCQEMRSELADATITHVDIYAIKYDLIANASKYGFSSPLMTCCGNGGPPYNYNIRVTCGTPGCEACSNGSQHISWDGIHYTEAANSIIASKILSTAYSTPRTPLNFFFSRTTCSGEVHLSAHHASMCFIVAFFHLIAMRRW